In Clostridium swellfunianum, a genomic segment contains:
- the murC gene encoding UDP-N-acetylmuramate--L-alanine ligase, translating into MSFDFLKDTHKKIHFIGIGGISMSGLAEILLENNYRVSGSDMKASNITDKLEKQGAEVFIGHDERNINDVDLVVYTAAVSEDNPELRKARELKLPIMDRAEFLGHIMKGHKYNVAISGTHGKTTTTSMVSHIFLHANLDPTILVGGELDIIDGNVRTGKSEYFITEACEYKASFLKFFPYVGVITNIEADHLDFYRNIDHIQDTFIEFTKLIPKDGYLVAYADDEKVKAVITSAECNVITYGINAGEIQAKNITFNDRGCADFDVYRNGTKLFAANLNVPGIHNVLNGLASICVGLSLNVPNADIIEGLANFYGTHRRFEIKGVKDGVTVVDDYAHHPTEIKATLDASKNFPHKKIYCVFQPHTYTRTLTLFDDFTRCFSNADEIILADIYAARENFTKLISSDMLGDKIRELGQSCHNFHSFEEIVDFLKANLKDGDLLLTVGAGDVYKIGEMYLNS; encoded by the coding sequence TTGTCATTTGATTTTTTAAAAGATACTCATAAAAAGATACACTTTATTGGTATTGGTGGGATAAGCATGAGCGGTCTTGCAGAAATTCTTTTAGAAAACAACTATAGAGTTTCTGGTTCTGATATGAAGGCCTCCAATATAACAGATAAGCTTGAAAAGCAAGGAGCTGAAGTTTTTATTGGTCATGACGAAAGAAATATAAATGATGTGGACTTAGTAGTTTATACCGCTGCAGTTTCTGAGGATAATCCGGAGCTTCGCAAAGCTCGGGAGTTAAAGCTTCCTATAATGGATAGAGCAGAGTTTTTAGGTCATATAATGAAGGGACACAAATATAATGTAGCTATTTCAGGAACTCATGGAAAGACTACAACTACCTCCATGGTTTCACACATATTCCTTCACGCTAATTTAGATCCTACCATATTGGTAGGTGGAGAACTAGATATAATCGATGGAAATGTTAGAACAGGCAAAAGTGAGTACTTTATAACAGAAGCTTGTGAATATAAAGCCTCCTTCTTAAAGTTTTTCCCTTATGTTGGAGTTATAACAAATATAGAAGCAGACCATCTTGATTTTTATAGAAACATAGATCATATTCAAGACACCTTTATTGAATTTACAAAGCTTATTCCAAAGGACGGCTATTTAGTTGCCTATGCTGATGATGAGAAAGTTAAAGCTGTTATTACTTCTGCAGAGTGCAATGTAATAACCTATGGAATTAATGCCGGAGAGATTCAGGCCAAGAACATAACCTTTAATGATAGAGGCTGTGCAGATTTTGATGTATACAGAAACGGAACAAAGCTGTTTGCTGCAAATTTAAATGTGCCTGGAATACACAATGTACTTAATGGTCTGGCTAGTATATGTGTTGGCTTAAGCCTCAATGTTCCTAACGCCGATATAATAGAAGGCCTTGCAAATTTCTACGGAACACACAGACGTTTTGAGATAAAAGGAGTTAAGGATGGAGTTACAGTTGTAGACGATTATGCTCATCATCCAACTGAAATCAAAGCTACTCTTGATGCTTCTAAAAACTTTCCTCACAAGAAGATTTATTGCGTGTTCCAGCCTCATACTTATACAAGAACTTTAACTTTATTTGATGATTTTACACGTTGTTTCTCCAATGCTGATGAAATTATCCTGGCAGACATTTATGCTGCAAGAGAGAATTTCACTAAACTTATAAGCTCTGACATGCTTGGGGATAAGATTAGAGAGCTTGGTCAATCCTGTCATAACTTCCACAGCTTTGAAGAAATTGTTGATTTTCTAAAAGCAAACCTTAAGGATGGAGATCTTCTCTTGACTGTAGGCGCTGGAGATGTTTATAAAATTGGGGAAATGTATTTAAATTCATAA
- a CDS encoding HAD family hydrolase, translating into MINTILFDLDGTLLPMDMKAFEKLYFGAMAEYLKDLIGPKELVKNIWASTNAMIANVEYKTNEEIFMEDFKTRIDGDIVTYKERFDKFYDEEFIKAKAAVYESKLMQESVKLLKEKGYKLVIATNPLFPLKAIHHRIRWAGFEPSEFQYITCYEQNHYCKPQLKYYDEILKEIEKTPEECMMVGNDVQEDLIAGKLGLKTFLIKDCLLHRTEDEIAADYQGDYEGFYEFVKGLPSLK; encoded by the coding sequence ATGATAAATACAATTTTATTTGACCTGGATGGAACACTTCTTCCTATGGATATGAAGGCTTTTGAAAAGTTATATTTTGGAGCTATGGCTGAGTACTTAAAAGACCTAATCGGACCAAAGGAGCTTGTTAAAAACATATGGGCTTCTACGAATGCGATGATTGCAAATGTTGAGTATAAAACAAACGAAGAAATCTTTATGGAAGACTTTAAGACTAGAATAGATGGAGATATAGTTACCTATAAAGAACGCTTTGATAAGTTTTATGATGAAGAATTTATTAAGGCAAAAGCTGCTGTTTATGAAAGCAAGCTTATGCAGGAAAGCGTAAAGCTTCTAAAAGAAAAAGGTTATAAACTTGTTATAGCAACAAATCCACTATTTCCTCTAAAGGCTATACATCATAGAATTCGCTGGGCAGGCTTTGAACCATCAGAGTTTCAATACATAACCTGCTACGAGCAAAATCACTACTGCAAGCCTCAATTAAAATACTACGACGAAATTCTAAAAGAAATAGAGAAAACTCCAGAGGAGTGCATGATGGTAGGAAATGATGTGCAGGAAGATTTGATTGCTGGAAAACTTGGACTAAAGACCTTTTTAATAAAAGATTGCCTGCTTCATAGAACAGAAGATGAAATCGCTGCAGACTATCAAGGAGATTATGAAGGTTTCTATGAATTTGTAAAAGGACTTCCTTCACTGAAATAG
- a CDS encoding permease produces MINNLVKRYSFFIAAFSITLIITLISKDIGFKTFSLAGSSLRQMLSVLPPIMLLLGLMDVWVPRERMMKYMGEDSGILGIGLSILIGSLAAGPMYAAFPFAAVLLRKGVKFSNLIIFMNAWCVTKIPTVMFELTALGYKFTFVRFAVNLPGIILMGFLVEWLLTKDELRTVYLNAEKQ; encoded by the coding sequence ATGATTAATAACCTAGTAAAGAGATATAGCTTCTTTATTGCAGCTTTCTCTATCACTTTAATTATTACTTTGATAAGTAAGGATATAGGCTTTAAAACTTTTAGCTTGGCAGGTTCAAGTCTTAGGCAGATGCTTTCAGTATTGCCGCCTATTATGCTTTTGTTAGGACTTATGGATGTTTGGGTTCCAAGGGAAAGAATGATGAAGTACATGGGGGAGGACTCTGGAATCTTAGGAATTGGGTTATCCATACTTATAGGTTCTTTAGCAGCTGGACCAATGTACGCTGCGTTTCCTTTTGCTGCAGTACTTTTAAGAAAAGGAGTTAAGTTTAGCAACTTAATAATTTTTATGAATGCCTGGTGTGTAACCAAGATACCAACTGTAATGTTTGAGCTTACAGCACTCGGATATAAATTTACATTTGTAAGGTTTGCAGTAAATTTGCCAGGTATTATCTTGATGGGATTTCTGGTGGAGTGGCTGCTTACTAAAGATGAACTGAGAACTGTTTATTTAAACGCGGAAAAACAATAA
- a CDS encoding permease: MTTLILYGSALALLLLSYIKDKGKTKKALKKAWKSFENVLPQFLGIIFIIGLTLAVLKPEVISKVIGNESGIIGVIIAAVVGSVTLMPTFVAFPTADMLLKNGAGFAQVGALVSTLTLVGVVTYGLEAKYIGKKAAFYRNFIAFIFSFIVAYVIEKVVGGV; the protein is encoded by the coding sequence GTGACAACATTAATTCTTTACGGCAGTGCACTGGCACTGCTTTTATTATCTTATATAAAGGACAAAGGAAAGACAAAAAAAGCACTTAAAAAAGCTTGGAAGTCTTTTGAAAATGTACTTCCTCAGTTTCTAGGGATAATTTTTATAATTGGATTAACTCTTGCGGTATTAAAGCCAGAGGTTATTTCTAAAGTTATCGGAAATGAATCTGGAATAATTGGGGTAATTATTGCTGCAGTAGTTGGTTCTGTGACTTTGATGCCTACCTTTGTAGCTTTTCCAACAGCCGATATGCTGCTAAAAAACGGTGCAGGCTTTGCGCAGGTTGGAGCACTTGTATCAACTTTGACTTTGGTTGGAGTAGTTACTTACGGACTTGAAGCGAAATATATTGGTAAAAAGGCTGCTTTTTATAGAAACTTCATAGCCTTTATTTTTTCGTTTATAGTAGCTTATGTTATAGAAAAGGTGGTAGGTGGCGTATGA
- a CDS encoding DUF4179 domain-containing protein, with the protein MDEQAFDMEVKNIAKNFDTEVPKMISNRVDETLAFLEPKGHKLIDTTTKKRIAAALICLAVIGFGAPSYAKNIQSLQGVLKYFNIGSGYEKIITDYGISKESNGVKVTIDNAIYDGYELLVSYTIESEKPFKDNILLNPKALISEKGVKGILKGKSNLFFNNWYGEFKDKDRKIYSGAMSFSISANSVQPNGKPVDNNKIAISKIPNKYELDLSLDKLGALEGKWNFNLTVESEKAKGNVKEYAINKDLSSLFPNTKLESIVITPIRIYLQGTGSNQNLFFNYIVLDDQGKPLKGEGGSTIEDKGLTRYTQSVNNYEKSFKWLTLIPYNYYQGENKFEAPLNLEGKTRIPIGSNKFLTIAKVEEKEGKTYVYYDAEAPVNVFPFYLRDEDGKEYMKHENSIINGQSVLVYDEALLSKKLTVINNTVIFYDAAFKVGIN; encoded by the coding sequence ATGGACGAACAAGCATTTGATATGGAAGTTAAAAATATAGCTAAAAATTTTGATACAGAAGTACCTAAAATGATTTCAAATAGAGTAGATGAAACCTTAGCCTTTTTAGAACCAAAGGGACATAAACTTATTGACACAACCACAAAAAAACGCATCGCAGCTGCGCTAATCTGTTTGGCAGTTATTGGTTTTGGAGCACCTAGTTATGCTAAGAATATACAGTCTCTACAAGGTGTGCTTAAATATTTTAATATAGGAAGCGGTTACGAAAAAATTATTACTGATTATGGAATTTCTAAGGAAAGCAATGGGGTTAAGGTAACTATTGACAATGCTATTTATGACGGCTATGAATTATTAGTTTCCTATACAATAGAAAGCGAAAAGCCGTTTAAGGATAATATTTTATTAAATCCTAAAGCTTTGATATCAGAAAAAGGAGTAAAAGGGATACTTAAGGGAAAGAGTAATCTTTTCTTTAATAATTGGTATGGAGAATTTAAGGATAAGGATAGAAAAATATATTCAGGTGCTATGAGCTTCAGCATCTCTGCAAATAGCGTTCAGCCAAATGGCAAGCCCGTTGATAACAATAAAATAGCAATCTCTAAGATTCCGAATAAATATGAGCTTGACCTTAGCTTAGATAAATTAGGAGCATTAGAAGGTAAGTGGAACTTTAATTTAACGGTAGAAAGTGAAAAAGCAAAGGGAAATGTTAAAGAGTATGCTATTAATAAAGACTTAAGCAGCTTATTTCCAAATACTAAGCTGGAAAGCATAGTAATTACTCCAATCAGAATTTATCTTCAAGGCACAGGTTCCAATCAGAATTTATTCTTCAATTATATAGTGCTAGATGATCAAGGAAAACCTTTAAAGGGTGAAGGTGGTTCTACTATAGAGGACAAAGGCCTTACAAGATACACTCAAAGTGTGAATAATTATGAAAAGTCTTTTAAATGGCTCACTTTGATACCTTATAATTACTATCAAGGTGAGAATAAATTTGAAGCTCCTCTAAATTTAGAAGGTAAAACAAGAATTCCTATTGGTTCTAATAAGTTTTTAACTATAGCAAAGGTTGAAGAAAAGGAAGGTAAAACTTACGTTTATTATGATGCAGAGGCTCCAGTGAACGTTTTTCCATTTTACTTAAGAGATGAAGACGGAAAAGAGTACATGAAGCATGAGAACTCAATCATTAATGGACAGTCTGTATTAGTCTATGACGAGGCTCTGTTAAGTAAAAAGCTTACAGTGATAAACAATACAGTAATATTTTATGATGCCGCTTTTAAGGTAGGCATAAATTAA
- a CDS encoding sigma-70 family RNA polymerase sigma factor — MDFEYEVGLAIKGSKDSFAKLIKYLEPSMYRVSKAILQSDNDCADAMQETILKAYKAIESLKEPQFFKTWLIRILINECKKTNMQKGRIIPMEEITSERIVNDIEDSLSVQELLNTLENDLRSVASLYYFEDLPIKDISGMLSIPEGTVKSRLSRARKKLAEVLKPNLKGSELYGRTSI, encoded by the coding sequence TTGGATTTTGAATATGAAGTTGGACTAGCTATAAAGGGCAGTAAGGATTCTTTTGCAAAGCTAATTAAGTATTTGGAGCCTTCTATGTATAGAGTGTCTAAAGCCATTTTGCAATCTGATAACGATTGTGCTGATGCAATGCAAGAAACTATATTAAAAGCCTATAAAGCAATAGAAAGCCTTAAGGAACCACAGTTTTTTAAAACCTGGTTAATAAGAATCTTAATCAATGAGTGCAAAAAAACTAATATGCAAAAGGGTAGAATTATACCCATGGAAGAAATCACTTCTGAAAGAATAGTGAATGATATTGAGGATAGTCTTTCTGTTCAAGAACTACTTAACACTTTAGAGAATGATTTAAGAAGTGTAGCATCCTTATACTATTTTGAAGATTTGCCTATTAAGGATATTTCGGGAATGCTAAGTATTCCCGAAGGTACGGTAAAATCAAGACTTTCCAGAGCTAGAAAGAAATTAGCGGAGGTATTAAAGCCAAATTTAAAAGGGAGTGAGCTTTATGGACGAACAAGCATTTGA
- a CDS encoding TraX family protein: MNSAQLKLFACVVMLIDHMGYIFFPKVIWLRVIGRLAFPLFAYFIAEGYRKTKDLTDYLGRLVLFALISQLPFMYAFNTKSLYLNVFFTLAMGLYAVYNYDKNKRLHMVIIIAAACQMINTDYGAYGVLLVFFFNLNHDNFKLMARNVILLTILAQLAQAGIAYLNTPAIYLSRNLLFTLGVQPLCLLSLILIKIYNGERGPKLKYLFYAFYPVHLIILGFIRDMLK, encoded by the coding sequence ATGAATTCAGCTCAGTTAAAACTCTTTGCTTGCGTAGTTATGCTTATAGATCATATGGGATATATATTTTTTCCTAAGGTTATATGGCTGAGGGTAATAGGAAGGCTCGCCTTTCCATTATTCGCTTATTTTATAGCAGAGGGCTATAGAAAAACAAAAGATTTAACGGATTACCTTGGGAGACTAGTTTTATTTGCTCTTATATCTCAGCTGCCATTTATGTATGCCTTTAATACTAAAAGCTTGTACCTAAATGTATTTTTTACTTTAGCCATGGGGTTGTATGCGGTTTACAATTATGATAAAAACAAAAGGCTTCATATGGTAATTATAATAGCTGCAGCCTGCCAAATGATAAACACTGATTATGGAGCTTATGGGGTGCTGTTAGTATTTTTCTTTAATTTAAATCATGATAATTTTAAGCTTATGGCTAGGAATGTAATACTGTTAACTATCCTTGCTCAGCTTGCCCAGGCTGGCATAGCTTACCTTAATACTCCTGCAATTTATCTGTCGAGAAACCTTTTATTTACTTTAGGAGTACAGCCGTTATGTCTTTTATCGCTAATACTTATTAAGATTTATAATGGAGAAAGAGGACCAAAGCTTAAATATCTATTTTATGCTTTTTACCCTGTGCATTTGATTATCTTAGGTTTTATTAGAGATATGCTTAAATAA
- a CDS encoding restriction endonuclease — protein MNIIDIIFNDVSNFLKATLTVLVILLFVQRVYQAINVIKETRRKKEYIQDLKLGVLSKEDLYNYTPREFEEWCAEFIAAKGFTNIEISQAGPDGGKDIVCKRGTETYYVECKRYSYDKNAEHKVELETVRKLVGVMEADCIKNGLIITTGCATSEAIEYANTLPSQYSIGIVEGDDLINQYTNIKHLIYVPEKN, from the coding sequence ATGAATATTATAGATATTATTTTCAATGACGTATCCAATTTTTTAAAAGCTACATTAACAGTTTTGGTTATACTTTTATTTGTTCAAAGAGTTTATCAAGCTATAAATGTAATAAAGGAAACCAGAAGAAAAAAAGAGTATATTCAGGACTTAAAGCTGGGAGTTTTAAGTAAGGAAGATTTATATAATTATACTCCGCGTGAGTTTGAGGAATGGTGTGCAGAATTTATTGCGGCGAAGGGCTTTACAAATATTGAAATAAGTCAGGCTGGACCTGATGGGGGAAAAGATATAGTTTGTAAAAGAGGAACTGAAACCTATTATGTTGAATGTAAAAGATATAGCTATGATAAAAATGCGGAACATAAGGTGGAACTTGAGACAGTTAGAAAACTAGTAGGGGTTATGGAGGCGGACTGTATAAAAAATGGTCTTATAATTACTACAGGCTGTGCAACAAGTGAAGCTATTGAATATGCAAATACCCTCCCAAGCCAGTATAGTATTGGAATAGTAGAAGGCGATGATTTAATTAATCAATATACAAACATAAAGCATCTTATTTATGTACCGGAAAAGAACTAG
- a CDS encoding restriction endonuclease: MTALLVFVLVLIFSSKLVKFIENKINSKFNSEYVKYGFLSRYYLSSRFTDREFQEWCKYFLKNMHYRNLKNVSENFEGGISFISTNNKNPTYISTRLYQLKDSEKNKQKKNVDDSYKAIGRPEVQKFVGALVHDRVKSGVIITTGDFTKEAIEYVRSLSKDYLIVLIDGAALTKELRKIRKREITSRVASGLIG, translated from the coding sequence ATGACTGCACTGCTTGTATTTGTATTAGTGTTAATATTTTCAAGTAAGCTCGTTAAATTTATTGAGAATAAAATAAATAGTAAATTTAATTCTGAATATGTTAAGTATGGCTTTTTATCAAGATATTATTTAAGCAGCAGGTTCACTGATAGAGAGTTTCAGGAATGGTGTAAGTATTTTCTAAAAAACATGCATTATAGAAACTTAAAAAATGTTTCTGAGAATTTTGAGGGTGGGATTAGTTTTATATCAACAAATAATAAAAATCCAACCTATATAAGCACAAGGCTATATCAATTGAAAGACAGTGAGAAAAACAAACAGAAAAAGAATGTAGATGATAGCTATAAAGCTATAGGCAGACCTGAGGTTCAAAAATTTGTGGGTGCATTGGTGCATGACAGGGTCAAAAGCGGCGTTATTATTACCACTGGCGATTTTACAAAGGAAGCAATTGAATATGTAAGGTCTTTATCAAAGGACTACTTGATAGTCTTAATAGATGGTGCAGCACTAACTAAAGAACTGCGAAAGATAAGAAAAAGAGAGATAACATCAAGAGTAGCTTCAGGCTTAATAGGTTGA
- a CDS encoding DUF6241 domain-containing protein: MKSRAALSIKSLIVLSVIGTVSFNIYTKTHGASFEYNTNTELVQAFNKETEKAALVETTNKVFNNEIKTQEYKIEMGVYEQMHKLANSLIVSVDGEVWGEEKITKESVRVLKEKVEKNNNLFGKAAYSEIMNIISRWEKSDYSQGVEDHNYVWKQLGGSIGRAKELREEYRK; encoded by the coding sequence ATGAAATCACGTGCAGCTTTAAGTATAAAGAGTTTGATTGTATTATCTGTAATAGGAACTGTAAGCTTTAATATTTATACTAAAACTCATGGCGCTAGTTTTGAATATAATACTAACACTGAATTGGTTCAAGCTTTTAATAAGGAAACTGAAAAGGCAGCTTTAGTAGAAACTACAAACAAAGTTTTTAACAATGAAATTAAGACGCAGGAGTATAAAATAGAAATGGGCGTATACGAACAGATGCATAAACTTGCTAATAGTCTAATAGTATCTGTAGATGGCGAAGTTTGGGGCGAAGAGAAAATAACTAAAGAAAGTGTTAGAGTTTTAAAAGAAAAAGTTGAGAAAAATAATAATTTGTTTGGCAAAGCGGCTTATTCAGAAATAATGAATATTATATCAAGATGGGAGAAAAGCGATTACTCACAAGGTGTTGAAGATCATAATTATGTTTGGAAACAGCTCGGAGGTTCTATAGGGAGGGCTAAGGAGCTTAGAGAAGAGTATAGGAAATAG
- a CDS encoding ATPase, producing MALEEIQEIKRVEQEAADIIRVAEVEAKDMLKNANSEAALKYNSTLEEIKAGAKAIVDESVSSAEKEAAEIIEKGRSNISDILNLPKVKLDRASKLIIERIVNSNGNS from the coding sequence TTGGCATTAGAGGAAATACAGGAAATAAAAAGAGTAGAGCAGGAAGCAGCAGATATAATAAGAGTTGCTGAGGTCGAAGCAAAGGACATGCTTAAGAACGCAAATAGCGAAGCAGCCCTAAAGTACAATTCTACTTTAGAAGAAATAAAAGCTGGAGCTAAAGCAATAGTTGATGAGTCTGTCTCCTCAGCAGAAAAAGAAGCCGCAGAAATTATTGAAAAAGGTAGATCCAATATTTCAGACATTTTAAATTTACCCAAAGTGAAGCTTGATAGAGCTTCAAAATTAATTATTGAAAGGATAGTAAATAGCAATGGCAATAGTTAG
- a CDS encoding V-type ATP synthase subunit I codes for MAIVRMNKFTLVAFEAHKNKILKKLQAFGEVEFINLQSKRLEEENEALSFLKEDVVNSSARDIEDNLSKLRTAIEFLKNYVPKESGLKALKEGKPVLTYEDLKEYGNDEIWKDIYYSIKSKEERLSAIDNSSSRLRSELDELYPWRKLDIPFNNLEGMKHVAYFIGTIPTQQEDKLRTELDDKLQYHHIEAIDRDAANAYILVFAHKDQHKEAEEILKSFEFSEVKLSYKDKPSEIMSKLNKELENLQKEKPAIYEELSAFSDKLTTLERAHEYYENKLIRLTSSENFLKSDRTVIISGWIPADKTEFMESCIREIVGNNYILSFSEVKEEDLDYVPTKLKNGKFVSAFESITSMFSMPRYDGFDPTPLVAPFYFIFFGMMVADAGYGLITFLIAWFALKKLKLEEGTKNFLTFFMYLGISTTIWGLIFGSVFGDAVKIPALISQTEDIFMIVYLSIGFGAFQILVALLTKAYIIGKSDSWLHAFYDAGAWIITLVSVGLLLATGSPIAKYAMFFGMIVIILTNGRDAKSTGGKLASGLYALYGITGYIGDLISYIRLMALGMAGASIAGAMNLIIGYIPGVAFFIVGPLLFVLIHIFNLLLSLLGAYVHSLRLQYVEFFGKFYSGGGRPFEPFKMKNNYIKIK; via the coding sequence ATGGCAATAGTTAGAATGAATAAATTTACTCTTGTAGCCTTTGAAGCGCATAAGAATAAAATTCTTAAGAAGCTTCAGGCCTTTGGAGAAGTTGAATTTATCAATCTACAAAGCAAAAGGCTAGAAGAAGAGAATGAAGCTTTAAGTTTTTTAAAGGAAGATGTAGTTAATTCATCTGCTAGGGATATTGAAGACAATCTGTCTAAACTAAGAACTGCCATTGAGTTTCTAAAAAACTATGTTCCTAAGGAATCAGGCCTGAAGGCTTTAAAAGAAGGAAAACCTGTTTTAACCTATGAAGACCTGAAGGAATATGGAAATGATGAGATATGGAAGGATATTTATTACTCAATAAAAAGCAAGGAAGAACGTCTAAGCGCAATTGACAATAGCTCATCAAGGCTTAGGTCTGAGCTTGATGAACTATATCCTTGGAGAAAGCTTGATATACCTTTCAATAATTTAGAAGGTATGAAACATGTAGCTTATTTTATTGGGACTATACCAACTCAGCAGGAAGATAAACTCAGAACTGAACTGGATGATAAACTTCAGTATCATCATATAGAGGCTATCGACAGAGACGCTGCAAATGCTTATATTCTAGTGTTTGCTCACAAAGATCAACACAAGGAAGCCGAGGAAATTTTAAAAAGCTTTGAGTTTTCAGAGGTAAAACTAAGTTACAAAGATAAACCTTCAGAGATTATGAGCAAGCTTAATAAGGAATTAGAAAATCTCCAAAAGGAAAAACCAGCAATTTACGAAGAGCTTAGCGCCTTTTCTGATAAACTGACTACTCTTGAGAGAGCTCACGAGTATTATGAAAACAAGCTAATAAGGCTTACTTCCAGTGAGAACTTCTTAAAGAGTGACAGAACTGTTATTATCTCTGGATGGATTCCTGCTGACAAAACCGAATTTATGGAAAGCTGTATAAGAGAAATAGTAGGAAATAATTATATTCTAAGCTTCTCTGAGGTTAAAGAAGAAGACTTGGATTATGTTCCAACTAAGCTTAAGAACGGTAAGTTCGTTAGCGCTTTTGAGTCAATTACTTCAATGTTTAGCATGCCTAGATATGATGGATTTGACCCAACGCCACTAGTTGCTCCCTTCTACTTCATCTTCTTTGGAATGATGGTGGCTGATGCAGGCTATGGTTTAATAACCTTTTTGATAGCTTGGTTTGCACTAAAGAAACTCAAACTTGAAGAAGGCACCAAAAACTTCTTAACCTTCTTCATGTATCTTGGAATCTCCACTACCATTTGGGGACTAATTTTTGGTTCAGTATTTGGCGATGCTGTCAAAATACCTGCACTTATAAGTCAGACCGAAGATATATTTATGATTGTTTATTTATCTATCGGCTTTGGAGCATTTCAAATACTAGTTGCTCTTTTAACTAAAGCCTATATAATAGGAAAGTCTGACAGTTGGCTTCATGCATTTTATGATGCAGGAGCTTGGATAATAACCTTAGTTTCTGTTGGTTTATTGCTTGCTACAGGCTCACCAATTGCAAAATACGCTATGTTCTTTGGCATGATAGTAATTATCCTAACCAACGGAAGAGATGCAAAATCAACTGGTGGAAAGCTAGCTAGCGGGCTCTATGCTTTATACGGAATCACAGGATATATAGGAGATCTAATTTCTTATATAAGACTTATGGCCTTAGGTATGGCAGGTGCTTCTATAGCGGGCGCTATGAACCTCATCATAGGCTATATACCTGGAGTGGCTTTCTTTATTGTAGGACCACTGCTCTTTGTTCTTATTCATATATTCAACCTGTTATTGAGTCTTCTAGGAGCTTACGTTCACTCTCTAAGGCTTCAGTATGTTGAATTCTTCGGTAAATTCTACTCAGGTGGCGGAAGACCCTTTGAACCATTTAAAATGAAAAATAATTATATAAAAATAAAGTAA
- a CDS encoding V-type ATP synthase subunit K: MNTLTLGAWLQTYGGIGFAVIGILFTVMLGGIGSAKGVGMVGESATSLISEQPEKFVQALVLQLLPGTQGLYGFVIGFLMMTKITNNLPLGQGLYYLIAGLLVGLVQYFSAIAQARVSVGGIQILAKKPEHNTKGIIYAAMVETYALLGFVMGFLLVNRVF, encoded by the coding sequence ATGAATACACTTACTTTAGGAGCTTGGTTACAAACTTATGGAGGAATAGGCTTTGCAGTTATTGGGATACTCTTTACAGTTATGCTTGGAGGTATAGGTTCAGCTAAAGGAGTTGGTATGGTGGGTGAATCCGCTACATCACTTATCTCCGAACAGCCAGAAAAATTCGTTCAGGCGCTAGTTCTTCAGTTGCTACCAGGTACACAAGGTCTTTACGGATTCGTTATAGGTTTCTTAATGATGACAAAGATAACTAACAACCTTCCATTAGGTCAAGGACTTTACTACCTTATAGCTGGTTTACTTGTTGGTCTTGTTCAATATTTCTCAGCAATAGCTCAAGCTAGAGTTTCTGTTGGTGGTATCCAAATACTTGCTAAGAAGCCAGAACACAACACTAAGGGTATTATCTACGCTGCAATGGTTGAAACTTATGCATTGCTTGGCTTCGTTATGGGCTTCTTACTAGTTAACAGAGTATTTTAG